Proteins from a genomic interval of Bos mutus isolate GX-2022 chromosome 15, NWIPB_WYAK_1.1, whole genome shotgun sequence:
- the YPEL4 gene encoding protein yippee-like 4 isoform X2 yields the protein MPSCDPGPAPACLPAKTFRSYLPRCHRTYSCVHCRAHLAKHDELISKSFQGSHGRAYLFNSVVNVGCGPAEQRLLLTGLHSVADIFCESCKTTLGWKYAFETSQKYKEGKYIIEMSHMVKDNGWD from the exons ATGCCCAGCTGCGACCCTGGCCCGGCCCCCGCCTGCCTCCCCGCCAAGACCTTCCGCAGCTACCTGCCTCGCTGCCACCGCACCTACAGCTGCGTCCACTGCCGCGCACACCTGGCCAAACACGACGAGCTCATCTCCAAG TCCTTCCAGGGGAGCCATGGCCGAGCCTACCTGTTTAACTCCGT GGTCAACGTGGGGTGCGGGCCAGCTGAACAGCGCCTCCTGCTCACGGGGCTGCACTCGGTAGCTGATATTTTCTGCGAGAGCTGCAAAACCACCCTGGGCTGGAAATAT GCTTTTGAGACGAGCCAGAAGTACAAGGAGGGGAAGTACATCATTGAAATGTCGCACATGGTGAAGGACAACGGCTGGGACTGA
- the YPEL4 gene encoding protein yippee-like 4 isoform X1 — MPSCDPGPAPACLPAKTFRSYLPRCHRTYSCVHCRAHLAKHDELISKSFQGSHGRAYLFNSVVNVGCGPAEQRLLLTGLHSVADIFCESCKTTLGWKYEQAFETSQKYKEGKYIIEMSHMVKDNGWD; from the exons ATGCCCAGCTGCGACCCTGGCCCGGCCCCCGCCTGCCTCCCCGCCAAGACCTTCCGCAGCTACCTGCCTCGCTGCCACCGCACCTACAGCTGCGTCCACTGCCGCGCACACCTGGCCAAACACGACGAGCTCATCTCCAAG TCCTTCCAGGGGAGCCATGGCCGAGCCTACCTGTTTAACTCCGT GGTCAACGTGGGGTGCGGGCCAGCTGAACAGCGCCTCCTGCTCACGGGGCTGCACTCGGTAGCTGATATTTTCTGCGAGAGCTGCAAAACCACCCTGGGCTGGAAATAT GAGCAGGCTTTTGAGACGAGCCAGAAGTACAAGGAGGGGAAGTACATCATTGAAATGTCGCACATGGTGAAGGACAACGGCTGGGACTGA